Proteins encoded by one window of Hafnia alvei:
- a CDS encoding membrane protein: MNKKYALLISSLVSVLALTGCQSNADSYAADVYETSNLNGKQETKTVNLISILPAKISVDNTENKKAAQTFGAILGAVAGGVAGHNVGTGSALGTGAGAVGGGAVGAAAGSLVKDKVLVEGVSLTYKEGTKIYTSTQVGKACQFTTGLAVVISTKENETRIQPNTTCPVKK; this comes from the coding sequence ATGAATAAAAAATATGCTTTATTAATTTCTTCTTTGGTTTCTGTACTGGCGTTGACTGGTTGCCAATCAAATGCTGATAGCTACGCGGCCGATGTTTATGAAACCAGTAACTTGAATGGAAAACAGGAAACGAAAACCGTTAATCTGATTTCAATTTTGCCTGCGAAAATCTCTGTTGATAATACAGAAAATAAAAAAGCAGCCCAAACGTTTGGTGCCATTCTTGGTGCCGTAGCCGGTGGTGTAGCTGGGCATAATGTGGGTACTGGCTCAGCATTAGGTACCGGCGCTGGTGCTGTCGGCGGCGGTGCTGTCGGCGCGGCGGCTGGGTCTTTGGTGAAAGATAAAGTATTGGTTGAAGGCGTATCTTTGACTTACAAAGAAGGCACTAAAATCTATACATCGACTCAGGTTGGTAAGGCTTGTCAGTTCACTACAGGTTTAGCTGTGGTTATTTCTACTAAAGAAAATGAAACGCGTATTCAACCAAATACAACTTGCCCAGTTAAGAAATAA
- a CDS encoding DUF5384 family protein has protein sequence MRKVFFYILTSLLISPAFVHAASLQDQLSAVAQAESQGKAQESREADLRQAQYERELRNEQSRRAKANALAEKKRQEKAAVNAAERKQRLEVANADKKRDQSYEDELRQLEIQSRKLELERQAARAKRENDFIDQDLKSQAAKTDVIQSEADVNRNLSIGGKELMQSEGKSREKKASSWFN, from the coding sequence ATGCGTAAAGTATTTTTTTATATTTTGACGTCGTTGCTGATTTCTCCTGCATTCGTTCATGCCGCCTCCTTACAGGATCAACTTTCAGCAGTTGCACAAGCTGAAAGTCAAGGCAAAGCGCAAGAAAGTCGAGAGGCCGATTTAAGGCAGGCTCAATATGAGCGTGAATTAAGAAATGAGCAATCTCGACGAGCTAAAGCTAATGCTTTGGCTGAAAAGAAGCGTCAGGAAAAAGCTGCAGTTAATGCTGCAGAAAGAAAACAGCGCTTGGAAGTAGCGAATGCTGATAAAAAGAGAGATCAGTCGTACGAAGATGAATTGAGGCAGCTAGAAATCCAGTCTAGAAAATTAGAATTGGAACGACAGGCTGCCCGTGCGAAGAGAGAAAATGATTTTATCGATCAGGATTTAAAATCTCAGGCGGCGAAAACTGACGTTATTCAATCTGAAGCAGATGTGAATCGCAATCTCTCTATTGGCGGTAAAGAGCTGATGCAGAGCGAAGGGAAGTCACGCGAGAAAAAAGCCAGTAGCTGGTTTAATTAA
- the dsbB gene encoding disulfide bond formation protein DsbB yields MLQFLNGCSRGRGAWALLAITALIFELVALYFQHVMLLKPCVLCIYERCALFGIMGAGIVGAIAPKTPLRWIAILIWIYSAYEGLMLAWKHTMIQLHPSPFVTCDFFVSFPSWLPLDKWAPGIFSASGDCSVRQWEFLTLEMPQWLVGIFAAFLLVAALVFIAQFVKPKRRDLFGR; encoded by the coding sequence ATGTTGCAATTTTTAAATGGTTGTTCTCGTGGTCGCGGAGCTTGGGCACTTTTAGCCATCACCGCGTTAATATTTGAGTTGGTCGCGCTGTATTTCCAGCATGTCATGCTATTAAAGCCTTGCGTATTATGCATTTATGAGCGCTGTGCATTGTTTGGCATTATGGGCGCAGGCATTGTTGGCGCCATTGCGCCTAAAACGCCGCTACGTTGGATTGCGATCCTAATCTGGATTTATAGCGCCTATGAGGGCTTGATGCTGGCGTGGAAGCACACCATGATTCAGCTACATCCATCGCCGTTTGTCACCTGTGATTTCTTTGTCTCCTTCCCTTCGTGGTTACCGTTAGACAAATGGGCTCCGGGCATTTTCTCGGCATCAGGTGACTGTTCAGTGCGTCAGTGGGAGTTTCTGACGTTAGAGATGCCACAATGGTTAGTCGGCATTTTTGCTGCGTTCTTGTTGGTTGCCGCATTGGTGTTCATTGCGCAGTTTGTGAAGCCAAAACGCCGCGATTTGTTTGGCCGCTAA
- the nhaB gene encoding sodium/proton antiporter NhaB — MNTTFSQAFSKNFLGNAPDWYKIAILIFLLVNPLVFFFVSPFVAGWLLVAEFIFTLAMALKCYPLLPGGLLAFEAVLIGMTTAEKVKHEVAANIEVVLLLIFMVAGIYFMKQLLLFVFTKLLLNIRSKIALSLAFCIASAFLSAFLDALTVIAVVISVAVGFYGIYHKVASGIDESLALNDDSHLQNAGRRAILNQFRSFLRSLMMHAGVGTALGGVMTMVGEPQNLIIAKSADWDFVSFLLRMAPVTVPVFICGILTCYLVERFHVFGYGTRLPKRVRQVLREYDQNATRKRTRQERQKLFIQALIGIWLIAALAFHLAEVGLIGLSVIVLATAFCGVTDEHAIGKAFQESLPFTALLTVFFAVVAVIIDQQLFSPVIHFVLQASPEHQLTLFYLFNGLLSSISDNVFVGTVYIHEAKAALESGAISLKQFEMLAVAINTGTNLPSVATPNGQAAFLFLLTSALSPLIRLSYGRMVWMALPYTVVMTLVGLACVQFTLEPVTQLFYQWHWLSLPPVNEVLSSVN, encoded by the coding sequence ATGAACACCACATTTTCTCAGGCTTTCAGCAAAAATTTTCTAGGTAACGCACCAGACTGGTACAAAATCGCCATTCTGATCTTTTTACTGGTGAATCCACTGGTATTCTTTTTTGTCAGCCCGTTTGTGGCTGGGTGGCTTCTGGTTGCTGAGTTCATCTTCACCCTTGCCATGGCGCTAAAGTGCTATCCCCTGCTTCCTGGCGGACTACTCGCTTTTGAAGCCGTCCTCATAGGAATGACCACGGCTGAAAAAGTTAAGCATGAGGTGGCCGCTAATATCGAAGTCGTGCTGCTGCTTATTTTCATGGTAGCGGGCATCTATTTCATGAAACAGCTACTGCTGTTTGTATTTACCAAGCTACTACTTAACATCCGTTCAAAAATCGCACTCTCGCTGGCTTTTTGTATTGCTTCTGCCTTTCTATCTGCGTTTCTTGATGCATTGACGGTTATCGCAGTGGTGATCAGCGTCGCCGTTGGGTTCTACGGCATCTACCATAAAGTCGCTTCAGGCATAGATGAATCATTGGCACTTAATGATGACAGTCATCTTCAAAATGCGGGCCGACGCGCGATCTTAAATCAGTTTAGATCTTTCTTACGTAGCCTCATGATGCATGCAGGCGTGGGTACCGCGCTCGGCGGCGTCATGACGATGGTCGGTGAGCCACAAAATCTGATTATTGCTAAAAGCGCCGACTGGGATTTTGTTTCCTTTCTATTGCGTATGGCTCCCGTCACCGTACCCGTGTTTATTTGTGGGATCTTGACCTGCTATCTGGTTGAGCGTTTTCACGTATTTGGCTACGGCACCCGTTTGCCAAAGCGTGTTCGCCAAGTTCTGCGTGAATACGATCAAAACGCTACGCGCAAGCGCACCCGTCAGGAACGCCAAAAACTGTTTATTCAGGCATTAATTGGTATCTGGCTGATCGCCGCGCTAGCGTTCCATCTGGCCGAGGTCGGTTTGATTGGCCTGAGTGTTATCGTATTAGCCACGGCATTTTGCGGCGTTACCGATGAACATGCCATCGGCAAGGCCTTTCAGGAGTCACTGCCTTTTACCGCGCTGCTGACCGTATTTTTTGCGGTCGTCGCCGTTATTATCGACCAGCAGCTATTCTCACCGGTCATCCATTTTGTGCTTCAGGCCTCACCTGAACATCAATTAACGCTTTTTTATCTGTTTAATGGTCTACTTTCGTCTATTTCAGACAACGTGTTCGTGGGTACGGTGTATATTCATGAGGCGAAAGCGGCATTGGAATCTGGCGCGATCTCACTAAAACAGTTTGAGATGCTGGCCGTTGCGATCAATACCGGCACGAATTTGCCATCGGTGGCAACGCCAAACGGTCAAGCCGCGTTCTTGTTCTTATTAACGTCAGCGCTCTCCCCGCTTATTCGTTTATCATATGGACGGATGGTGTGGATGGCTCTGCCTTATACCGTTGTAATGACACTTGTTGGGTTAGCCTGCGTCCAGTTTACATTAGAACCGGTGACTCAGCTGTTTTACCAGTGGCATTGGCTGTCTTTACCGCCGGTCAATGAGGTATTGTCGAGTGTTAATTAG
- the fadR gene encoding fatty acid metabolism transcriptional regulator FadR: MVIKAQSPAGFAEEYIIESIWNNRFAPGSILPAERELSELIGVTRTTLREVLQRLARDGWLTIQHGKPTKVNNFWETSGLNILETLARLDHDSVPQLIDNLLSVRTNIASIFIRTAVRQHPDKVQEILAQAETVDDHAEAFTDLDYGIFRGLAFASGNPIYGLILNGLKGLYTRVGRYYFSNPEARKLALTFYAKLSQLCHEQNYEKVMEYVRNYGKDSGAIWHSMQGSIPSDLAEGRR, encoded by the coding sequence ATGGTTATTAAGGCGCAGAGTCCAGCAGGGTTTGCAGAAGAGTATATCATTGAAAGCATTTGGAATAATCGCTTTGCACCTGGATCAATCTTACCGGCAGAGCGCGAGCTATCTGAGCTCATTGGTGTCACGCGCACCACGCTACGTGAGGTTCTACAGCGATTGGCTCGAGATGGTTGGTTAACTATTCAGCATGGTAAACCAACGAAAGTGAATAATTTCTGGGAAACCTCGGGTTTAAATATTCTGGAAACATTAGCTCGTCTCGATCACGATAGTGTTCCGCAGCTTATCGATAATCTGTTATCTGTGCGTACCAATATTGCCTCTATCTTTATTCGTACCGCGGTGCGTCAGCATCCAGATAAAGTGCAAGAGATCTTGGCTCAAGCAGAGACTGTGGACGATCACGCAGAAGCTTTCACGGATTTGGACTATGGAATTTTCCGTGGGCTCGCCTTTGCGTCTGGGAATCCTATCTATGGTTTGATCCTCAACGGTCTGAAAGGCTTGTATACCCGCGTTGGGCGCTATTACTTCTCAAATCCCGAAGCGCGCAAATTGGCGTTAACCTTTTATGCCAAGCTGAGCCAGCTGTGCCACGAGCAGAACTATGAGAAAGTTATGGAATACGTGCGCAACTATGGTAAAGACAGCGGCGCTATTTGGCATAGCATGCAAGGATCCATTCCAAGCGATTTGGCGGAAGGCCGTCGCTAG
- a CDS encoding SpoVR family protein: MTISTRKQAREATTLSDGPDWTFPLLQDYLDQIDRVAKHYRLDTYPHQIEVITAEQMMDAYSSVGMPINYTHWSFGKKFIETEQLYKHGQQGLAYEIVINSNPCIAYLMEENTITMQALVMAHACYGHNSFFKNNYLFRSWTDASSIVDYLLFARHYITQCEERYGVDEVERLLDSCHALMNYGVDRYKRPQKISMEDEIARQKSREEYLQSQVNELWKTLPRREREEHAVEAARFPSEPQENILYFLEKNAPLLEPWQREIVRIVRKVSQYFYPQKQTQVMNEGWATFWHYTILNHLYDENLVSDRFMLEFLHSHTNVVYQPAYNSPYYNGINPYALGFAMFQDIKRICQNPTEEDRHWFPAIAGTDWLDTLHFAMRDFKDESFISQFLSPKLMRDFRLFTVLDDDRNNYLEIDAIHNEEGYRRIREQLSAQYNLSNHEPNIQVWNVALRGDRSLTLRYVPHNRAPLDKGRREVLKHLHRLWGFDVYLEQLNEDGNVELLERCPARPNQL; this comes from the coding sequence ATGACTATTTCAACTCGTAAGCAGGCACGGGAAGCCACCACATTAAGTGATGGTCCTGATTGGACATTTCCGTTGCTACAGGATTATCTAGATCAAATCGATCGGGTTGCTAAACACTACCGACTGGACACCTATCCGCATCAGATTGAGGTGATCACCGCCGAACAGATGATGGACGCCTATTCCAGCGTGGGTATGCCTATCAACTATACCCATTGGTCTTTCGGTAAAAAGTTTATCGAAACCGAGCAACTGTATAAGCATGGTCAGCAAGGCCTAGCGTATGAAATTGTCATCAACTCGAATCCTTGCATCGCTTATTTGATGGAAGAAAACACCATCACTATGCAGGCGCTGGTGATGGCACATGCCTGCTATGGGCATAACTCATTTTTTAAGAACAACTATCTCTTTCGTAGTTGGACAGATGCGAGTTCGATTGTGGATTATCTGCTCTTTGCTCGCCATTACATTACTCAATGTGAAGAGCGCTACGGCGTTGATGAGGTTGAGCGCCTACTAGACTCATGCCATGCGCTGATGAACTACGGCGTCGACCGCTATAAACGTCCGCAAAAAATATCCATGGAGGATGAAATTGCGCGCCAGAAATCACGCGAAGAGTATCTGCAAAGCCAAGTTAACGAGCTGTGGAAAACATTGCCGCGACGCGAGCGCGAAGAGCACGCGGTTGAAGCCGCCCGTTTTCCCAGCGAGCCGCAGGAAAATATTCTCTATTTCTTAGAGAAAAACGCCCCGTTGCTAGAGCCTTGGCAGAGAGAGATCGTGCGCATCGTGCGTAAAGTGAGCCAGTATTTTTATCCGCAAAAACAGACTCAGGTGATGAATGAGGGTTGGGCCACCTTCTGGCACTACACAATTTTGAATCATCTCTATGATGAAAATCTGGTCAGTGACCGTTTTATGCTGGAATTTTTGCACAGCCACACCAACGTGGTGTACCAGCCCGCATACAACAGCCCTTATTACAATGGCATTAACCCCTATGCGTTGGGCTTTGCCATGTTCCAAGATATTAAACGAATTTGCCAAAACCCGACCGAAGAGGATCGTCATTGGTTCCCTGCCATCGCCGGTACGGATTGGCTAGATACGCTGCATTTCGCCATGCGTGATTTTAAAGATGAGAGCTTTATCAGCCAGTTCTTATCACCGAAGCTGATGCGTGATTTTAGGCTTTTCACGGTATTAGATGATGACAGGAATAACTATCTGGAAATCGATGCGATTCATAATGAGGAAGGCTATCGCCGCATCCGTGAGCAACTGTCAGCGCAGTATAATTTGAGTAACCACGAACCGAATATTCAGGTATGGAATGTCGCTTTGCGTGGAGACCGCTCATTAACGCTGCGTTATGTGCCGCATAATCGTGCTCCGTTGGATAAAGGCCGCCGCGAAGTGTTAAAGCATCTGCATCGTCTATGGGGATTCGATGTGTATTTAGAACAGCTTAATGAAGATGGTAATGTCGAACTGCTGGAGCGCTGCCCTGCTCGCCCCAATCAGCTTTGA
- a CDS encoding D-amino acid dehydrogenase: MRVIVLGSGVVGVASAWYLAQAGHDVVVLDRQDGPALETSAANAGQISPGYAAPWAAPGVPLKAIKWMFQRHAPLAIRLDGTSDQLRWMWQMLRNCDSSHYALNKSRMVRLSEYSRDCLKALRAETNIHYEGRQKGTLQLFRTAQQFENAARDIEVLKEAGVPYRLMEASELGSVEPALAQVQHKLSGGLQLPNDETGDCQLFTQQLAAMAQRAGVEFRFNISIDRLLKEGNQITGIQCGNEVITGDAYVVALGSYSTALLHDMLAIPVYPLKGYSLTIPITNPDGAPVSTVLDETYKIAITRFDQRIRVGGMAEIVGFNTNLLDARRKTLEMVVRDLYPNGGNIEQAKFWTGLRPMTPDGTPMIGKTPIKNLYLNTGHGTLGWTMACGSGQLLADIISGITPAIPSEDLSVARYDKRFHQQSGRSLSDIHTAH, translated from the coding sequence ATGCGTGTTATCGTGCTGGGTAGTGGAGTCGTCGGCGTAGCGAGCGCTTGGTATCTGGCGCAGGCTGGCCATGATGTTGTGGTGTTAGACCGTCAAGATGGCCCCGCGCTGGAAACCAGTGCGGCAAACGCAGGGCAAATCTCTCCGGGCTATGCGGCTCCTTGGGCTGCGCCAGGCGTTCCGTTGAAAGCAATCAAATGGATGTTCCAGCGCCATGCGCCGCTGGCGATCCGTTTGGACGGCACTAGCGATCAGCTGCGCTGGATGTGGCAAATGCTGCGTAACTGCGACAGCTCTCACTACGCGCTCAATAAATCTCGCATGGTGCGTTTGTCTGAGTACAGCCGTGATTGCCTAAAAGCATTAAGGGCGGAAACCAACATCCATTATGAAGGCCGCCAAAAAGGGACTCTGCAATTGTTCCGTACCGCGCAGCAATTTGAGAATGCGGCGCGTGATATTGAAGTGCTGAAGGAGGCTGGTGTTCCTTATCGTTTGATGGAAGCGAGTGAGTTAGGCTCGGTTGAACCGGCACTCGCGCAGGTTCAGCATAAACTCAGCGGTGGTTTGCAGCTACCCAATGATGAAACCGGCGACTGCCAGCTGTTTACTCAGCAATTGGCCGCCATGGCGCAGCGTGCAGGCGTAGAGTTCCGTTTTAATATATCAATTGATCGTTTGCTGAAAGAGGGCAACCAGATCACCGGCATTCAGTGTGGAAACGAGGTTATTACCGGTGACGCCTATGTGGTGGCATTAGGTTCTTATTCGACCGCTTTGTTACATGACATGTTGGCAATCCCGGTTTATCCGTTGAAAGGCTACTCGCTGACCATCCCTATCACCAACCCTGATGGCGCGCCGGTATCTACCGTACTCGATGAGACTTATAAGATTGCGATTACTCGTTTCGACCAGCGTATTCGTGTAGGGGGAATGGCGGAAATCGTTGGCTTTAATACTAACCTCTTGGATGCGCGCCGAAAGACGTTGGAAATGGTGGTTCGCGATCTTTATCCAAACGGTGGGAATATCGAGCAGGCTAAATTCTGGACGGGTCTACGCCCGATGACGCCAGACGGAACGCCAATGATCGGCAAAACGCCGATCAAAAATCTGTATTTAAACACCGGACATGGAACATTAGGCTGGACGATGGCCTGTGGTTCAGGGCAGCTGCTGGCTGATATTATTTCAGGTATCACTCCGGCTATCCCTTCGGAAGATCTTTCTGTTGCCCGCTATGACAAACGTTTTCATCAGCAAAGCGGCCGTAGCTTAAGCGATATTCATACCGCACATTAA
- the dadX gene encoding catabolic alanine racemase DadX, translated as MPRPIHATVHLSALTHNLRQIRQQTRGAKIWSVVKANAYGHGLGRVWPALKETDGFALLDIDEAILLRKQGWEGPILLLEGFFHAQDLALIDQYRLTTVIHCEHQLQMLQHAQLSQPLDIYLKVNSGMHRLGFMPEDLMAAYHSARALPHVGQVTLMTHFANADNHLGVEPQLAAFNAACTDISAPRCLANSTAVLWHPHTHADWVRPGIVLYGASPTGRWQDIADANLRPAMSLNSEIIAIQNMATGDAIGYGSRYQANQPQRIGIVACGYADGYPRHAPSGTPVWVNGTRTSLLGAVSMDMLAVDLSELPDAQIGTPVELWGQNLPVDDVAQSAGTISYELLCAVAQRVPVIVR; from the coding sequence ATGCCTCGCCCCATTCACGCTACGGTACATCTATCGGCGCTGACCCATAATTTGCGTCAGATACGCCAGCAAACTCGCGGTGCTAAGATTTGGTCAGTGGTTAAAGCCAACGCTTACGGTCATGGCCTCGGTCGAGTATGGCCTGCGTTAAAAGAAACGGATGGCTTTGCGTTGTTGGATATCGACGAAGCGATCCTGCTACGTAAGCAGGGCTGGGAAGGGCCAATACTGCTGCTGGAAGGCTTTTTCCATGCGCAGGATTTAGCGCTTATCGATCAATATCGACTGACTACGGTGATTCACTGTGAGCATCAGTTGCAGATGTTACAGCACGCACAGCTGAGCCAACCGCTCGATATCTATCTCAAAGTTAATTCGGGCATGCATCGACTTGGTTTCATGCCTGAGGATTTGATGGCGGCTTATCATTCTGCCCGTGCGTTACCTCATGTGGGGCAAGTTACTTTGATGACCCATTTTGCCAATGCTGATAATCATCTTGGCGTAGAGCCACAGCTCGCCGCGTTTAACGCCGCTTGCACCGATATATCAGCCCCACGCTGTTTAGCCAATTCGACAGCCGTGCTTTGGCATCCACATACCCATGCAGACTGGGTTAGGCCAGGCATTGTTTTATATGGCGCATCGCCAACCGGACGTTGGCAGGATATCGCCGATGCCAATCTACGGCCGGCCATGAGTTTAAACAGTGAAATTATTGCGATTCAAAATATGGCGACTGGCGATGCGATTGGATACGGTAGCCGTTATCAGGCTAATCAGCCGCAGAGAATCGGTATTGTGGCGTGTGGCTATGCCGATGGTTACCCAAGGCATGCGCCATCAGGAACGCCGGTGTGGGTAAATGGGACTCGTACTTCATTGTTGGGCGCGGTATCGATGGATATGCTCGCGGTAGATTTAAGCGAGCTACCCGATGCGCAAATTGGCACGCCCGTCGAGCTATGGGGACAAAATCTGCCGGTGGACGATGTTGCTCAGTCTGCGGGAACGATTAGCTATGAACTTCTCTGTGCCGTGGCACAGAGAGTTCCGGTGATCGTACGCTGA
- a CDS encoding multidrug effflux MFS transporter: MRNYILLLLTLVLFGPLGIDLFLPTIPAIAADFQVKNEVIQSTISLFLLVMGLGQLIAGPLVDKFGRRPIALVGIALYIVGSILAALSTSSDIFVIARVVQGCAVCCTGVVCFSGVRDRLSGNEAAKAYGFLNGTLNIVPALAPLLGGILAELFNWRAPFWFLVLYAVVIFIIMAIWLPETRPADTKPVTGLPLKQYARILSNGRFLRFALVNAGAMGMAITYVSFAPTVLMTEGQLSPLTFSLIFGGNGFWILLVSLLANKVIQRAGRPFCLMLGTILMGLGCVGLFAGMHLLPEAASQHWLSYMLPVASACAGLAFIMGPATSYALEPYSDEAGIASALVGFVQMAIGSSIALIAIALPMSAKPALAIVMLLGGLLALSARLLSSKLKGRVKSINQA, encoded by the coding sequence ATGCGAAACTATATTCTGCTACTGCTTACGCTTGTTCTGTTTGGTCCTTTGGGGATCGATCTTTTCCTGCCGACTATTCCAGCTATTGCCGCTGATTTTCAGGTTAAGAACGAAGTTATTCAATCCACCATTTCCCTATTTTTATTAGTGATGGGGCTAGGTCAGCTAATTGCGGGCCCGTTGGTGGATAAATTTGGTCGTCGCCCTATCGCGCTGGTGGGCATTGCGCTCTATATCGTGGGCTCGATTTTGGCAGCGCTTTCCACCTCTTCCGATATTTTCGTTATTGCCCGCGTGGTTCAAGGCTGTGCCGTTTGCTGTACCGGCGTAGTGTGTTTCAGCGGTGTTCGCGACCGCCTAAGCGGCAACGAGGCGGCAAAAGCCTATGGCTTTCTCAACGGAACGCTCAACATTGTGCCGGCATTGGCCCCGCTGCTAGGCGGCATATTGGCGGAGTTATTTAACTGGCGCGCACCGTTCTGGTTCTTGGTGCTGTATGCCGTAGTGATTTTCATCATTATGGCCATCTGGCTGCCCGAAACTCGCCCTGCGGATACCAAACCGGTCACAGGTTTACCGCTAAAACAATATGCACGCATTCTCAGCAACGGTCGTTTTTTGCGCTTTGCCTTAGTGAATGCGGGCGCAATGGGAATGGCAATCACCTATGTCTCCTTTGCGCCCACCGTTTTGATGACCGAAGGTCAGCTTTCACCGCTGACTTTCTCACTTATCTTTGGCGGTAATGGTTTCTGGATTTTGCTGGTCAGTCTGTTGGCAAATAAAGTGATTCAACGCGCGGGTCGCCCATTCTGTCTGATGCTGGGCACCATTCTGATGGGGTTAGGTTGTGTAGGCCTATTTGCTGGCATGCACTTGTTACCCGAGGCGGCAAGCCAACACTGGCTAAGTTATATGTTACCTGTCGCCAGCGCCTGTGCGGGATTAGCGTTTATTATGGGGCCCGCCACCAGCTATGCGCTGGAGCCTTATTCCGACGAAGCGGGCATTGCTTCTGCCTTGGTCGGTTTTGTACAAATGGCGATCGGCTCGAGTATTGCGTTAATCGCCATTGCATTGCCGATGTCAGCGAAGCCTGCACTGGCGATTGTCATGTTACTCGGTGGCTTATTGGCCTTATCCGCCCGATTGCTGAGCAGCAAGCTCAAAGGCCGCGTGAAGTCGATTAATCAGGCCTAA
- a CDS encoding 3'-5' exonuclease — MHHLMLDIETLDTTPSAVILSVAAIFFDPMTGELGESFTAQVSPQKPQLHRTISADTVAWWAQQSDAARKEAFSGTETLKKTLTQFSRFIQINTTDKVHVWGNGKEFDCSILEHAYSQLEMACPWDFWRTQDVRTLVTLARTLGFDPKKTRPFEGVPHLPLDDARHQARYVSDIFRSLRVIPSALENHQ; from the coding sequence ATGCACCATTTGATGCTAGATATTGAAACGTTGGATACCACGCCAAGTGCGGTGATCCTCTCCGTAGCAGCCATATTTTTTGACCCGATGACGGGTGAACTGGGGGAAAGTTTTACCGCTCAGGTCAGCCCACAGAAACCACAACTACATCGCACCATCAGCGCAGATACGGTCGCATGGTGGGCGCAGCAGTCTGATGCAGCACGTAAAGAGGCCTTTTCCGGTACCGAAACGCTAAAGAAAACACTGACACAGTTCAGCCGCTTTATTCAGATCAACACTACGGACAAAGTCCACGTATGGGGCAATGGAAAAGAGTTCGATTGTTCGATTCTGGAACATGCCTATAGTCAGCTTGAGATGGCCTGTCCGTGGGATTTTTGGCGCACGCAGGATGTGCGCACCTTGGTCACACTGGCGCGCACGCTTGGTTTTGATCCCAAAAAAACGCGGCCATTTGAAGGCGTACCGCATTTGCCATTGGACGATGCTCGGCATCAGGCTCGCTATGTCTCAGATATCTTCCGTTCGCTACGTGTGATACCGTCTGCGCTTGAAAATCATCAGTAA
- a CDS encoding YccJ family protein, whose protein sequence is MSDPHHIADWARLRQTSVEIAHAIFELAKNDEVLAEKIWEEGSDEVLPLAFSKTDKDELYWGEETIFRANV, encoded by the coding sequence ATGTCAGATCCACATCACATCGCCGATTGGGCGCGTCTACGTCAGACATCTGTCGAAATCGCACACGCAATTTTCGAATTAGCTAAGAATGATGAAGTATTAGCTGAAAAAATTTGGGAAGAAGGCAGCGACGAAGTCTTGCCATTAGCATTCTCTAAAACAGATAAAGATGAGCTGTACTGGGGTGAAGAAACCATCTTCCGCGCCAACGTGTAA
- a CDS encoding YceK/YidQ family lipoprotein, whose protein sequence is MKTELWSKWVLLATCVMLLSGCGSIISRTAGKGHGYQYYPGVQWDLRDSPWRYVTALDVPFSLIADTFMLPFDAKHGPYN, encoded by the coding sequence ATGAAGACAGAACTATGGTCAAAATGGGTTTTGCTTGCGACCTGTGTGATGCTGCTCAGCGGCTGCGGGAGCATCATTAGCCGAACTGCGGGGAAAGGGCACGGATATCAATATTATCCAGGCGTACAGTGGGATCTCCGCGATAGCCCTTGGCGTTATGTTACTGCGTTAGACGTGCCATTTTCTTTAATCGCCGATACGTTTATGCTGCCGTTTGATGCTAAGCATGGCCCTTATAATTGA